Sequence from the Sciurus carolinensis chromosome 1, mSciCar1.2, whole genome shotgun sequence genome:
TTGCGGTTTTTATTGCCCTTTAAGCTCCTTGTCTTCAGCTGGGTCAGAGAGAACTACTTGACTAAAATCTGGTCTGAACTCATCACAGAAATGAAACACAGTGGTCTGTCTCTCAGAACTGCTTGCAACAAAAATAGAGAGATTTGACTACACCAATAGGATGATGGACTTGGTGACTGAGATTGCAACTTGTCCTTTTTTCTTGGCATTACAGGTTTTGCCAAAAGAACTTTTTTGTATCAAATATTGATGTGTGAAAGTGAAGGAGCTAGTCTGCTGAACCAGGAGTAGTTTGAGATACTGAACTGTCATTTTTGCACATTTGAATACTTTGCAGGCTGGCTTTGTATAAACTTATCCTCTGGTTTCCTATATGTTGTAAATAATTAGAccataatttcattataaataaatgtataaatattctGCTTgtggtttctgttctttttttaatccaacccATCCATACACTAAAATAAGTCAACATTTTTACTCATAGCATCCTGCGGTTAACAACCTcaccaaaaaatacatatacagacTCAAAAGTTTGCATGTGACTCtaggaatttattattttttaattttttaggtacATAATacctttatgtggtgctgaggaaggaacccagtgccttataggtgggaggcaagcgctccaccactgatcGATAACCCctccaccactgatctacaaccccagccccaactccAGGAATTTATAGCTGTGCAAAGTATATTCTTAAAGTCAAGGTGAAGTTTTTAAGGGTTGTTATGCTCCATATACTCTGGCCCTCCTCTACTtcacagtgattttaaaaggactgagagaattaaatattttaagggaGATTTAAGGTTTTCTTGGGAAGACAGAAGTGCGATGAGCATCAGCAATTTTCCAGTGTAAAATTTCCTCTTGTATGTGCTGCATGGAGATGCATGTGCGTTTATAAGCTCTTGAGTTTTATCCTTTCCTGCCAGAGAggagtaatatttaaaataaaaaatcaaattttggaGGGGAGCGGGCCCAGGGGTCTACACATGctgttgctctaccactgagctatatacccacaGCCCTTaacaaaatttcttgaaacacGTATGTTTTAAGAATCTAAGTTGTGCTTGTGAAATGAAAGCTTTTTCTGGTATGGAGGACAGTCATCTTCCCTAAATTACATCTCAGCCCTGTTTTGAGAGAATTTGAGGGGTGGGGTTGCCCCTTCAACTTGTTTGTTCTGTTTAGGCCTTACTCTGGGCTAAATTCTCCGTGTCACCACCGCCAGCAAACAACACTGTTCAGATGCTTATTTGAAAGGCCCCGTGTATCACGTGCTTCTTTCTCCTGATGGGTAGACGTACTTCATGCTGTGTTTGTAACACCCATCTATGTACTTGCAGACCTTGAAACCAGTACGTGACCAGAGGGCCTTTGTGGCCAGCGGCAGAACTAGGTTTGGGGACCTGGAAGGGGCGATGTCCCGCCCCGCAGAGGCGGGGCACCCGCCGGCGTCACAGGGCTGCCTTGCCCCTCCCTTTGGGACGCGGGTGCCGGTGGCGCCATCTTACCCGGTCGCGGGAGGGGTCACAGGTCAGTGCCAGATCCTCCGGCCTGCGAAGGAGCACCGAGTCGGTGATCGGATCAAGGGACCAACGCAGGGCCTTCTTGTCCCGGAGGGTACGATGCCGCTGGTGGTGAAGGCGGGTGATAGCGCATGGTGGGGCATGGGGAGTGGCAGGGGGGTCTCCGGGGAATGGGGAGGGGGCGGAACCTCCGGCACCACGATGGAGAGAAACTCCAacccccccacaccccaccccgcAGCGCAAGCAGCAATCTTCGTTTGGTCCGCAGACCTTAACCTTCTCACTTGGCTCCTTTGATTGTGTTAGTACCCCATTCTGAAAAGGttgtaaatttcttttgtctctttttctttctggaaaaagtGGCAAAACCTGTGATATGTCATAGGACTGTAGCTTCTAGGAGAGAGGGTGAGAATGTGGGGTTTCTTAGGGTCACCAGAAAGGGTTCAGTAGTGATTTAAGAGTGAAAGGCCATAGTACGTATGGAAAGGTAGGACGCTTCAGGACCGTGGTCACGGTGTGTCCATTCTGCTTTAGATATCTTTTGCTTTCCTTCTAGGTGGTTTTTCCGAGGGGCCGCCCAGTATTTCCCAAAAGGACAATGGATTCTGGAACTCGCCCCATTGGTAGCTGCTGTAGCAACCCTGCAGGACTCTCTCGGGAGTACAAATTAGTGATGCTAGGTGCTGGTGGCGTGGGGAAGAGTGGTAGgtgacattttccattttataaataagaatgaaaaagtaCTTCAAATAAATGACCTCTGCCCAATCCAGTGGGGTTACTGGCTATTTGTTGTGCAATGTTGATAGTTAAAATTCTTTCTGTGGGTCACCTTGGTGAGgattttaactttcatttcttgttttgaaGCCATGACCATGCAGTTCATCAGCCACAGGTTCCCAGAAGATCATGACCCCACCATTGGTAAGTCAGATTCTCACTTAGGTTTCCAAATACACCCTGTAAAAGTATCCTGGAGCCAGATGTAATGGTGCAGACCTGTAAGCCCaaccactggggaggctgaggtgggaggattgcaaattcaaggccaacctcagcaacttagcaagaccctgtgtcaaaatgaaaataaaatggtcttggtatgtgactcagtggttatgtgcccctgggttcaatcctcagtacaaaagaaagaaaaaaaaagaaagcaacaacaaaaatcttaaatatgttgataaatgtcaatttaaaaaacaattaataataaatactCAGTTTTTTCTGTGCAGAAACAACAGACCCTCAAACATGTTTACTTTTGGTCTGATACCAGAAAGAGCATATTAAtgtgagaaaaaaacatgaaatatttttaaaattctatttatattttgagactttTTCATCATCATcagatttatttagaaacaaggatATAATAGCAGTTGGTAAACaactgaatatttcttttttttctagacaTATACATAGGCCTTCTTTAGTCTCTGTATTGAACTGAGTGTTAATGGGACAACTTTCTTTGTCATATTTTTTATGGTTGGTATGCTGTATGGTTAGACCAAAGAAAAAGCTTAATGACCACTTACTGTAACCTTTTCTTGCTGTCACTTCTCTAAGGGTCTGACTTGAGACTGACTGTAAGTATGAGTCAGCTGGTTTAACTTCCacaaaaggaagcagaaaaacaaGTAGAGCCAGCCTTCTGAACTCTTACAACCCAGGCATGTAGGGCCTGGACTTTTTCCACTTGAAGCCCTTCATTTACTTCCTTATACCTGAAGTTCAGTAAATAGTGGTATATTCTGTCCTGCCATTTGTAGTCTTTAACTCTCTTATTGTCAGAATGCTAATAGAGtaaaaaagtcattttgtttgttttgcctttttatttttaattgttctctGCAAAGACTAAGAACGCTAATATCATTGCTAAACCATAAGGAAGCAGGTTTGATTCTAAGGGATTATAACTTAGTATAAAAAGAGTAGAGGTGGAGGAAGACACAAAAAGTCATCCATGCCACTGTTATTTTCCGTATGTGGCACTGTGCCATGATGCTGGGTCCCTTGGAAAGATTTCCATTGGATCAGGCCCCTGCTGCTCTATTTTCCATAAAGCCAGAGTGTTCTGTGGTAGCCCAGCTTTGGATATGGTCATTTTATACAGTAGGTACCTCTGTAGATTTGGGAAAAATAGAAAGagttcatgtttttcatgtattataCTAGATTTTTTTGCCAGTGTTGGGGATTGCACTCAGCCTCACAGTTGCTAAAAGCAAATGCTCTGCCTTAAAGCTTCATCCCTAGCCATATGAAGtactttttttaaatcaatattttttcgCATTATCTAATGACAGCATTATCTGATTCAACAGCAGCTACTTGATTTCTTGAGTTGCTGTTAAATGCCAAGTtctttcaatccccagcacccaaaaaaaaaaaaaaaaaaaaaaaaaaaagccaagttcTGGGGTAGGCCCTTAGATACAGtggcaaacaaaaagaaacaggtgtCTGTTCTTACCcagtttgaattttgttttaaattttggctGCAAACTATAAGTAAAACTTTATATTGTAACTAATACTAATACAAGTATGAGAGTATATGTACTGTTGGATACCTATTATAAATAAGCACGTTTGTAAACAAGTTAAAATGTCATGAAATTTTGCTTACCTTTCTAAATATGGTACACtctaagattttttcttttatttaggcttttgtttattttattttgttttaggtactggggattgaacccatgggcacttaaccattgagccatatccccagtcctttttattttttattttgagacaaggcttCAAACTTGTACTTCCTATcgtagcctccagagtcactgggattacaggcatgtgctaccacacccaagaaagtttttttcttatctattttaaTGCTGGCCCTAACCCATTAGTTTTATTTCACAACTCACTAATCCTAATAGACCATGACCTAtggtttgagaaacactgatttaATAGGCTCTTCATCTTTGAGGAAGAGTCAGAAATAGGGATTCAAGAAAAAACATTGAAATATATTGAGATATAAAGAGCATTTGTTTTGAGGTATGAAAATATTGAGTGGgttttttactcttttctatGATTTCCAAGGTTACTGTAGTAACATGCCTAAAAGAAACCAGTTGCACTGGCCTGCATAAGTAGTGTgagctactcaagagactgaggcaggaggattatttGATCCCAGGAGACTGCCAGCCTAAGCAACAGAAAAAGATCACATCTCACTAAAATaatcatcatcctcatcatcatcataaaataaattttcttcaataAGGGAGGAATTGTGAAAATATGGATTATTTAGAAAGTAGTAAATTATGGCTTTTCCTTTTTCAATACTATTAAAACGAAGAGCTGGGTATAGTGGcaatgtctgtaatcccagtgactcaggaggctgaagcaagaggatcttaagttcaaggccagcctcagtaagttagcaagaccctgtctcaaaataaaaaggactggggatgtgtacAGCTCCCCTGAGTGTagtccctagtacaaaaaagaaaaaagttgggtGGAGTCAACTTCAATATCTTCATAAGGTGAGTTTTAAAATAGTTACTTCATTCTGTGTGTATGGATTTATAGTACAACTTTATTCCCTCCTGTAGAAGATGCTTATAAAATCCGGATCCGGATTGATGATGAACCTGCCAATCTGGACATTTTGGATACAGCTGGACAGGTATTAAATCCCAGGAAGCTATGAGTTAAGGCTGTTTTACTCTAGTAAATGGGAGGAGAAGGCTATGCAGAGATCACTTGTTTATCTCTCTTAATTTTTCATGCACTCTGACTCAGGATAGCAGGTAATCAACTTATCTCTTCTTTAACCTGAAATAAATAGCTAGTGTGTATAGTTCTAGGTTACATCAATACATTATTGATCCATGTGTTCCTTTAGGCAGAGTTTACAGCCATGCGGGATCAGTATATGAGGGCAGGAGAAGGGTTTATCATTTGTTATTCTATCACCGATCGCCGAAGTTTCCATGAAGTTCGGGAGTTCAAACAACTCATCTATCGAGTTCGACGTACTGATGACACACCTGTGGTTCTTGTGGGAAACAAGTCTGACCTAAAACAACTAAGACaggtgagaaaaagaagaaatagttttCTAACACCGTATAGAATAAGTCATTTTTGTTAATTAGCTTACAGATTTCTTTGccttaaaacagaaaatcaaactAAACTTCTCCCTAACCTTGAAAGTTTCCCTGTGTCTTTTTATTTGCTAATGTTATGGATAAAATCTGGATTTTAGGAATCAATTTACAGGAAAGCCACAGGGATATGATCAGATGACAAATAGAATAACCATTAAGCGAAGGGTCGTGGAATGTTCATTGACtaaaacttcagaaataaatcactttaaactggatgggtgtggtggcacacctgtaatccagcaactctagaactgaggcaggaggatcacaagttcaaagccagcctcagctacttagtgagacctagcaagaccctgtctcaaaataaaaatatataaagggctgggggtgttgctcagtggttaagtgccctgggttcaattgctggtaccttaattaattaaaaaataaaaagaactggggatgtaacttactGATAAAacatttctgggttcaatccccaataccacccccctcaaaaaaaatctttgtaaactgggcatagtggcatacacctataatcccatctatttgagaggctaaggcaagaggctctcaagttcaagtcctgcctcagcaacttagaataataaaataataaagatttttaaaaagagctggggatgtagctcagtgtagagaacccctgggttcagtccctagtaccggaaaaaaaagaaacaaaaaagaactgtGTTTATATTGCAACAAGAGAAACTTAGATTAGACT
This genomic interval carries:
- the Rit1 gene encoding GTP-binding protein Rit1, which codes for MDSGTRPIGSCCSNPAGLSREYKLVMLGAGGVGKSAMTMQFISHRFPEDHDPTIEDAYKIRIRIDDEPANLDILDTAGQAEFTAMRDQYMRAGEGFIICYSITDRRSFHEVREFKQLIYRVRRTDDTPVVLVGNKSDLKQLRQVTKEEGMALAREFNCPFFETSAAYRYYIDDVFHALVREIRKKEKEAVLAMEKKSKPKSSMWKRLKSPFRKKKDSIT